One window of Desulfosoma sp. genomic DNA carries:
- the purE gene encoding 5-(carboxyamino)imidazole ribonucleotide mutase: MEDRKPLVGVLMGSDSDLPVMEGAFEVLRKFDVPFEAAVLSAHRTPERAAHYAATAAERGLKVIIAAAGWAAHLAGVLASKTILPVIGVPVDSSPLQGMDALLSTVQMPPGIPVATMAIGKGGARNAALFAVQILALSYENLAEALRHHKADMAADVLAKNEKIDASVRVQGLL, from the coding sequence ATGGAAGACAGAAAACCTCTTGTGGGCGTCTTGATGGGAAGTGATTCAGATCTTCCGGTGATGGAAGGGGCTTTTGAGGTGCTTCGAAAATTTGATGTGCCCTTTGAAGCGGCCGTACTTTCGGCACACCGAACTCCGGAACGTGCGGCGCACTATGCCGCCACGGCGGCCGAAAGGGGCCTCAAGGTGATCATTGCGGCGGCGGGTTGGGCCGCTCATTTGGCAGGCGTTTTAGCCTCCAAGACCATCCTTCCGGTTATAGGAGTTCCGGTGGACTCTTCCCCTCTTCAAGGCATGGACGCCTTGTTATCCACGGTGCAGATGCCCCCGGGCATTCCTGTGGCCACAATGGCCATCGGGAAAGGCGGGGCTAGAAACGCCGCTCTGTTTGCAGTCCAGATTTTGGCTCTTTCCTACGAAAACTTGGCGGAAGCTTTGAGACACCACAAGGCGGACATGGCGGCGGATGTTCTGGCCAAAAACGAAAAGATCGACGCCTCCGTAAGGGTTCAGGGACTTCTATGA
- a CDS encoding methylenetetrahydrofolate reductase, with protein sequence MKAGSNLEKVFTQGHFAVTGELGPPRGASVEVIEKKAGYLRGVVDSINVTDNQTSVVRMSSVAVCKLLVDMGLEPNLQMVCRDRNRIAMQSDLLGAYALGIRNVLCLSGDHNRFGDHPQSKNVFDVDSMQLISIVKKLRDEGKMLSGQELEGVPKFFIGAAANPFGDPFEFRVTRLAKKIDAGADFIQTQCIYNMEKFKKYMHIAHEEGLTEKCYIMAGITPLKSVGMARYMANFVPGLDVPEYYINRLKGVDKKKQADEGIKIAVEQIQEVREIPGVKGIHLMAIEWEHKVPEILQAAGLLPRPSVN encoded by the coding sequence ATGAAAGCCGGAAGCAACCTGGAGAAAGTTTTTACTCAAGGGCATTTCGCAGTCACTGGTGAGTTGGGTCCTCCTCGCGGCGCTTCAGTCGAAGTCATTGAAAAGAAGGCTGGTTATTTGCGCGGTGTGGTGGATTCCATCAACGTGACGGACAACCAAACCTCGGTGGTGCGTATGTCCAGCGTGGCGGTTTGCAAGCTGCTGGTGGACATGGGCCTGGAACCCAACCTGCAGATGGTGTGTCGGGACCGCAACCGCATCGCCATGCAAAGTGATCTTCTTGGAGCCTATGCGCTGGGCATTCGAAACGTCCTGTGTCTTTCCGGAGACCACAACCGCTTCGGGGATCATCCGCAATCCAAAAACGTCTTTGACGTGGATTCCATGCAACTGATCAGCATCGTGAAAAAACTTCGGGATGAAGGCAAGATGCTGAGCGGGCAGGAATTGGAAGGGGTGCCCAAATTTTTCATCGGAGCGGCCGCCAACCCCTTTGGGGATCCTTTTGAATTTCGAGTGACTCGGTTGGCCAAGAAAATCGATGCCGGAGCGGACTTCATTCAAACCCAGTGCATCTACAACATGGAAAAATTCAAAAAATACATGCACATAGCTCATGAAGAAGGGCTCACCGAAAAGTGCTACATCATGGCGGGGATCACTCCTTTGAAATCCGTCGGTATGGCTCGTTATATGGCCAATTTCGTGCCCGGTCTGGATGTGCCCGAATATTACATCAATCGTCTGAAGGGCGTGGACAAGAAGAAGCAGGCGGATGAAGGCATCAAGATTGCTGTGGAGCAGATTCAGGAGGTTCGGGAAATCCCAGGAGTCAAGGGCATTCACCTGATGGCCATCGAATGGGAACACAAGGTGCCCGAGATCTTGCAGGCGGCCGGACTGCTGCCAAGGCCTTCCGTGAACTGA
- the purD gene encoding phosphoribosylamine--glycine ligase, with protein MKILVVGSGGRDHAIAWKFTQSDRVKKVYVAHGNAGISQIAQCVDAQEPEEIANFAQKEGIDLTFVGPEKPLSAGIVDLFESRGLAIIGPNRRASRLESSKCDTKIMLRDLGIPVPEFAVFSDPDAARAYVRSVGYPVVVKADGLAAGKGSLVCNDVAEAEAAVHDIMEARIFGDAGSRVDIEKRLYGRELSFFCFSDGYSLVPMVAAQDYKRAYDDDQGKNTGGMGSYSPHPWLNDALVEIIMSRVARPLIHGIREKHGILYRGILYLGLMLVQEGSSITPYVLEINIRLGDPEAQVILPRLKTDLVDVCEAILAGRLQNVPLQWDPHYRLCLIAVSGRTKGKKGWYKGYPDRYKIGVPIQGLEMVDSRCLVFHSGTGWSEDGTLVTTGGRVLGIVSSGETLAEARAVAYREMEKIQFEGIYYRKDIGRD; from the coding sequence ATGAAGATACTTGTGGTGGGAAGCGGCGGTAGGGATCATGCCATTGCTTGGAAATTTACGCAAAGCGATCGGGTCAAAAAGGTTTATGTCGCCCATGGCAACGCCGGCATTTCGCAGATCGCTCAATGCGTGGATGCCCAGGAGCCGGAAGAGATTGCGAATTTTGCCCAAAAGGAAGGGATCGATTTGACCTTTGTCGGCCCAGAGAAGCCTCTTTCAGCCGGAATCGTGGACCTTTTTGAAAGTCGGGGTTTAGCCATTATCGGGCCCAATAGAAGAGCGAGTCGGCTGGAGTCCAGCAAATGCGACACCAAGATTATGCTTCGAGACTTGGGGATTCCCGTGCCGGAATTTGCCGTTTTTTCCGATCCTGACGCAGCCCGTGCCTATGTGCGTTCCGTCGGATACCCGGTGGTGGTCAAGGCCGACGGGTTGGCGGCCGGCAAGGGATCTTTGGTCTGTAACGATGTGGCTGAAGCGGAAGCGGCCGTTCACGACATCATGGAAGCTAGAATTTTTGGGGACGCCGGATCCCGGGTGGACATTGAAAAGCGCCTCTATGGCCGAGAACTGTCCTTTTTCTGTTTTTCCGACGGGTACAGCCTTGTTCCCATGGTGGCCGCTCAGGACTACAAGCGCGCCTATGATGACGACCAGGGAAAAAACACAGGCGGCATGGGTTCCTATTCGCCTCATCCGTGGCTGAATGACGCACTCGTGGAAATCATCATGAGCCGGGTTGCCAGGCCTTTGATTCACGGCATTCGGGAAAAGCACGGCATCCTTTATCGTGGCATCCTCTATCTAGGTCTCATGCTGGTGCAGGAAGGCTCAAGCATCACGCCTTACGTCCTGGAAATCAACATTCGCCTAGGGGATCCTGAAGCTCAGGTCATCCTTCCTCGCTTGAAAACGGATTTGGTGGATGTCTGCGAAGCCATTCTGGCCGGACGGCTTCAGAATGTGCCCTTGCAGTGGGATCCTCATTACCGCCTATGTTTGATAGCTGTCAGCGGTCGCACCAAGGGTAAGAAAGGTTGGTATAAGGGTTATCCGGATCGCTACAAAATCGGTGTGCCCATTCAGGGTCTTGAAATGGTAGATTCCCGGTGTCTGGTGTTCCACTCAGGCACAGGATGGAGCGAGGATGGAACTTTGGTCACCACGGGCGGTAGAGTTTTAGGTATTGTGAGTTCTGGTGAGACCTTGGCCGAAGCCAGAGCTGTGGCCTATCGTGAAATGGAAAAAATTCAATTTGAAGGCATCTATTATCGCAAAGACATCGGCAGAGATTGA
- a CDS encoding AAA family ATPase, which yields MGLTVAFGGKGGTGKTTLAGLLIRYLIEKGMKPVLAVDADSNANLNEVLGVRLEETLSQAREMMKKDVPTGMTKDIFMEMKVEQALVEGDGFDLIAMGQPEGPGCYCAANNLLASLLDRLMKNYQYLVIDNEAGMEHFSRLTQKDVDVLMLVSDPSRRGLTAACRISELVDSLPMRVGKKILVVNQVQEPIAWPEEVVKVFSNGNIYTIPADPLLVQFDMEGKPTSRLPKDSKVVQAAWALFDKVLQEQKPA from the coding sequence ATGGGTTTAACGGTGGCGTTTGGAGGCAAAGGGGGTACGGGCAAGACAACCCTCGCCGGCCTCTTGATTCGATATCTGATTGAAAAAGGAATGAAGCCCGTCTTGGCGGTGGATGCGGATTCCAACGCAAACCTCAATGAGGTCTTGGGGGTTCGTCTGGAGGAAACCCTATCCCAAGCCAGGGAGATGATGAAAAAGGATGTGCCTACGGGTATGACCAAGGACATCTTCATGGAAATGAAAGTGGAACAAGCCTTGGTGGAAGGTGACGGGTTCGACCTCATCGCCATGGGCCAGCCTGAAGGACCCGGCTGTTATTGCGCAGCCAATAATCTGTTGGCGAGCCTTCTTGACCGCCTGATGAAAAACTACCAGTACCTGGTTATTGACAACGAAGCCGGCATGGAACATTTCAGTCGTCTCACCCAAAAGGATGTGGATGTACTGATGCTGGTTTCCGATCCCAGCCGTCGAGGCTTAACGGCTGCTTGTCGCATTTCGGAACTGGTGGATTCCTTGCCCATGAGGGTGGGTAAGAAGATTCTTGTGGTCAACCAAGTTCAGGAACCCATAGCGTGGCCCGAAGAAGTGGTGAAAGTCTTTTCCAACGGAAATATTTATACCATACCTGCGGATCCACTGTTGGTTCAGTTCGACATGGAAGGGAAACCCACCAGCCGGCTTCCCAAGGATTCCAAAGTGGTGCAGGCGGCTTGGGCTCTGTTTGACAAAGTGCTTCAAGAGCAAAAGCCGGCTTGA
- a CDS encoding methylenetetrahydrofolate reductase C-terminal domain-containing protein, with translation MVVAERKPIEEILAMVADFKKVLLVGCKGCVTVCCAGGTKEVGILGSALRIARKKEGRPLEVVEHTLERQCDPEYVDQLAPMLKDNGFDAVLSMACSVGPQFIAKRYTIPVYPMLNTTFIGGALEHGVWAEFCQSCGNCIIHNFGGLCPIARCSKSLMNGPCGGSANKKCEVSPEIDCIWHLIYDRMVELGQLEKLRPVFPIKDWSTSRDGGPRKIVREDLKL, from the coding sequence ATGGTTGTTGCCGAAAGGAAACCCATCGAGGAAATCCTTGCGATGGTAGCCGACTTTAAGAAGGTGTTGCTGGTCGGCTGCAAGGGGTGCGTGACGGTCTGTTGTGCCGGAGGCACCAAGGAAGTGGGCATCTTGGGATCCGCGCTTCGGATTGCCAGGAAAAAAGAAGGGCGTCCGTTGGAGGTTGTAGAACACACGTTGGAGCGTCAGTGTGATCCCGAGTATGTGGATCAGCTGGCTCCTATGCTCAAGGACAATGGTTTTGATGCGGTTTTGTCCATGGCCTGCAGCGTCGGCCCTCAGTTCATCGCCAAGAGGTACACCATTCCCGTGTACCCCATGTTGAACACCACCTTCATCGGCGGTGCTCTGGAACACGGTGTCTGGGCGGAATTCTGTCAATCCTGTGGCAACTGTATTATCCACAACTTCGGCGGCTTGTGTCCCATTGCGCGTTGCTCCAAGAGCCTCATGAACGGGCCGTGCGGAGGATCCGCCAACAAGAAATGTGAAGTGAGCCCGGAGATCGACTGTATTTGGCATTTGATCTACGACCGCATGGTGGAACTCGGACAATTGGAGAAGCTCCGCCCCGTGTTTCCCATCAAGGATTGGTCCACGAGCCGCGATGGTGGTCCTCGTAAGATCGTGAGGGAGGATTTGAAACTATGA
- a CDS encoding L-threonylcarbamoyladenylate synthase, with protein sequence MKSLRRWMAPFDELPRDLEELLRRGGVVIYPTETVYGLGGDPRNAAVLERIYALKGRPLHKPLPLIASNVETVQKWVQWRSNPLDRIAKRFWPGPLTLVLQASMNVPQHLTSKEGTLAVRVSAHPVALLLAEACGGMVVATSANLSGEAVVSNPAELSSGLLTEVDGLVDIGPLPPSPPSTILAVAFEGTRYSVQVLRKGAVSIEALREFFHGELVVSPMEEL encoded by the coding sequence ATGAAATCGCTGCGGCGATGGATGGCTCCGTTTGATGAACTCCCTAGGGATTTGGAAGAGCTTTTGCGCCGTGGCGGCGTGGTGATTTATCCGACGGAGACGGTCTACGGTTTGGGTGGCGATCCCCGTAACGCCGCTGTTCTTGAAAGGATCTATGCGTTGAAGGGTCGACCGCTCCACAAACCCCTGCCGCTGATTGCCTCCAATGTGGAGACGGTTCAAAAATGGGTTCAGTGGCGGTCGAATCCTTTAGATCGCATCGCCAAACGCTTCTGGCCCGGGCCTCTGACTTTGGTGCTGCAAGCTTCCATGAACGTGCCGCAGCACCTGACGTCAAAAGAAGGAACGCTGGCTGTGCGTGTGAGTGCCCATCCGGTGGCGCTCTTGCTGGCCGAAGCCTGTGGGGGGATGGTGGTAGCCACCAGCGCGAACCTTTCCGGTGAGGCTGTGGTATCGAATCCGGCGGAACTTTCATCCGGTTTACTGACCGAGGTGGACGGTCTTGTGGACATTGGGCCTTTGCCTCCTTCCCCTCCTTCTACCATCCTGGCCGTAGCCTTTGAAGGGACTCGTTATTCTGTGCAAGTGCTGCGGAAAGGAGCCGTTTCCATAGAGGCTCTGCGGGAATTTTTTCACGGTGAGCTTGTGGTGAGCCCGATGGAGGAACTTTGA
- a CDS encoding IMP cyclohydrolase has protein sequence MVAVGQALLSVTDKTGLVPFAQGLVRHGVRLLSTGGTAKVLLEAGVPLREVSDYTGFPEMLDGRVKTLQPKIHGGILAMRDRREHMETLAAHGIEPIDMVVVNLYAFEKTIANPQCRFEDAIENIDIGGPALIRAAAKNHAHVVVVTDPEDYGAVLQEMDATGGKVSAATRLRLAAKAFCLTHRYDGAICRYLESR, from the coding sequence ATGGTGGCCGTTGGACAGGCGTTGTTGAGCGTGACAGACAAGACAGGTTTGGTGCCTTTCGCTCAGGGCTTGGTCCGGCATGGGGTTCGGCTGCTTTCGACGGGCGGCACGGCCAAGGTTCTTCTGGAAGCCGGTGTTCCTCTTCGAGAGGTGTCGGATTACACGGGTTTTCCGGAGATGTTGGACGGTCGTGTCAAGACTCTGCAGCCCAAAATCCACGGTGGGATTTTGGCCATGAGGGATCGGCGTGAGCACATGGAGACATTGGCGGCGCACGGCATCGAACCCATCGACATGGTGGTGGTGAATCTGTACGCTTTTGAAAAGACCATTGCGAATCCCCAATGTCGCTTTGAAGATGCCATTGAAAACATCGATATCGGGGGGCCGGCGCTTATTCGCGCAGCGGCAAAAAACCATGCCCATGTGGTGGTGGTCACGGATCCCGAAGATTACGGAGCTGTCCTTCAGGAAATGGATGCCACGGGTGGTAAGGTATCGGCGGCCACACGGCTTCGATTGGCCGCCAAGGCTTTTTGTCTAACCCACCGTTATGATGGGGCGATCTGTCGATATCTCGAGAGCCGGTAA